The genomic DNA GCCGCCTGCGCGGCCACGTGCGCGGGCATCAGGTCGGCGGCGTTGAACAGCGTCTTCCACTGCAGGAAGTGCCGATCGGGCCGGAACACCACCGTCGCGTCCTTGGACCCGGGCTGGCATTCCACCCGCTCGATATCGGAGTACCCGGTGGTGTCGGCGGCGTCGAACAGCGGAATCGGGCCGCCCGGACCGGGTTTGGTGAACCGGCCGCTGCGCGCGGCCCATTCCAGCACCAGGTCGTCGCAGGAGGTCGGCACGCCGTCGGAGTACACCCCGTCCGGGTTGAGCCGGTACTGGATGGTCTGGGCCTCGCCCGGCACCTCCTTGGCGGTGCCGTAGTCGGTGTCGGCGACCGGCTGCCCCTGCGGACCGGTGTAGAAGAACCCGGTCAGCACCCGCGGAAACACCGCCGCCGCACCGCTGTTCGCGCCCAGCGTGCTACCGCCGTTGTAACTGGCGATCACCGCGTCGACGGCGTACCCGATGGAGGGCACCTGATTTCTGCCGGAACACCCCGCCACCGCGGCCGCGGTCAGCGCACCGACCGCCATCGCCCCGACTGCCCGCAGGGCTCCCGCCCGCAACCCTCCACGCCGCACGATCAGTGCCTTTTCTTGTGTCGTTTTCCACTCGGGCGCGCACCGGGTCTCGGTGCGGCGGAACCGCCGTCGCGGGGCCGGGTCACCGCACCGGCCCGCTCCGACGCCACCGCGCCGACACGCGCGTTCTTCGCCCCGGACCGCTTGGCGAGCACCTTCTTCGTGTGCGCCGCAACGGGTCCGAAGCGTTCCTTGATCGACACCAGCAGCGGCACCGCGAAGAAGATCGAGGAGTACCCGCCGACGATCATGCCGACCAGCTGCACCAGCGCCAGGTCCTTGAGCGTGCCCACGCCCAGCAGCCACACCGCGACCACCAGCATGCCGATGATCGGCAGGATGCCGATGACGGTGGTGTTGATCGACCGCATCAGGGTCTGGTTGGCCGCCAGGTTGGCCTGTTCGCCGTAGGTGCGCCGGGTCAGATGCAGCACGCCGCGGGTGTTCTCCTCGACCTTGTCGAACACCACGACGTTGTCGTAGAGCACGTAGCCGAGGATGGTGAGCAGGCCGATCACCGCCGCCGGGGTCACCTCGAAGCCGACCAGCGAGTAGAGCCCGCCGGTGACCACCAGGTTGAAGAACAGCGACGCGATGGCGGCGATGGACATGTCGCGTTCGAAGCGGATCGCGATGTAGATCATCGTCAGCACCACGAACACGATCAGCGCGATGACCGCCTTGCGGGTCACCTGCCCGCCCCAGGTCTC from Nocardia terpenica includes the following:
- the secF gene encoding protein translocase subunit SecF, with amino-acid sequence MTVSSNSSDVLDTAVHEPIEPAPQHGFFERLYTGTGGFPIVGRRRLFYALSALLVLISVLSMGIKGFTLGIDFAGGTRIQVPASAGMTTTGVQDIYARALGHQPVTVQKIGSGAASSFEIRSDTLDSAQQDKVQGALFDAFHPKDSSGTVSRNAISVAAISETWGGQVTRKAVIALIVFVVLTMIYIAIRFERDMSIAAIASLFFNLVVTGGLYSLVGFEVTPAAVIGLLTILGYVLYDNVVVFDKVEENTRGVLHLTRRTYGEQANLAANQTLMRSINTTVIGILPIIGMLVVAVWLLGVGTLKDLALVQLVGMIVGGYSSIFFAVPLLVSIKERFGPVAAHTKKVLAKRSGAKNARVGAVASERAGAVTRPRDGGSAAPRPGARPSGKRHKKRH